Genomic segment of Arthrobacter antioxidans:
GCAGGAGGAGATCTTCGGGCCGCTGCTGCCCATCCTCGAGGTCGAGGACCTGGACGCGGCGATCCGCTTCATCGGTGCACGCCCCCACCCGCTCGCCGCCTACCTGTTCAGCGACCGCGAGGAGCACCTGGCCGCGTTCACGGAGCGCGTCCAGGCCGGCGGGATCGCCCACAACGTCTGCACCATCCAGCTCGCGGTCCCGGGCCTGCCCTTCGGCGGCGTCGGCGCGAGCGGGACGGGCAGCTACCACGGGCAGCAGTCCTTCCGGACCTTCAGCCACCTGCAGCCGGTGTTCTCCAAGCCCACCGGCGTGGACACGCTGCGGCTCGCGTACCCACCCTTCGGGCCGATCAAGCGGAAGCTGCTCAGCATGCTCCTGTAGCCGCAGGGGTCAGCTGATGACGCCGTCCACCAGGGCCTTCGCCTCGGCCTGCACCTGCTTCAGGTGTTCCTCGCCCCTGAAGGACTCCGCGTAGATCTTGTAGACGTCCTCGGTGCCCGACGGCCGCGCCGCGAACCACGCGTTCTCGGTGGTGACCTTCAGGCCGCCCACGGGTGCGCCGTTGCCCGGGGCCTCCGTCAGGCGGGCGGTGATCTCCTCGCCGGCGAGGGTGGTCGCGGTGACGTCCGACGGCGAGAGCTTGCCGAGCGCGGCCTTCTGCTCGCGCGTGGCCGCGGCGTCGATCCGCGCGTAGACCGGGGCGCCGAAGCGGTCGGTCAGCCCGGCGTAGTGCTGGGAGGGCGTCCTGCCGGTCACGGCGGTGATCTCCGAGGCGAGGAGGGCCAGGAGGAGGCCGTCCTTGTCGGTGCTCCACGGCGTCCCGTCGAGGCGCAGGAAGGACGCACCGGCGGACTCCTCGCCGCCGAAGGCCAGGTCGCCGCTCAGCAGGCCGGGCACGAACCACTTGAAGCCCACGGGGACCTCGTGCAGCACGCGCCCCAGGTCCGCCGCGACGCGGTCGATGATCGACGACGAGACGAGGGTCTTGCCGATCACGGCGTCCGCGCGCCAGTCGGGCCGGTTCGCGTACAGGTACTGGATGGCGACGGCGAGGTAGTGGTTCGGGTTCATGAGGCCGCCGTCGGGCGTGACGATCCCGTGGCGGTCCGCGTCGGCGTCGTTGCCGGTGGCGATGTCGAACTCCGTGGCCCGCGTGATCAGGGAGGCCATCGCGAACGGGGAGGAGCAGTCCATGCGGATCTTCTCGTCCCAGTCCAGCGTCATGAACGCCCACTGCGGGTCCACGGTCGGGTTCACGACGGTCAGGTTCAGGTTGTGGCGTTCGCCGATCGCGCCCCAGTAGTCCACGGAGGCGCCGCCCATGGGGTCCGCGCCGATGTGCACGCCGGCGGAGCGGATGGCGTCGAGGTTCAGCACGGACGGCAGGTCGTCCACGTAGTGCTGCAGGAAGTCGTAGCTGCCGATCCCCTCCGCCGTGCGGGCCTGGGCGATCGGCAGGCGCTTCACCCCGCGCAGGCCGTCCTCGAGCAGGGCGTTGGCGCGGTCGGCGATCCAGTTCGTGGCGTCGGAGTCGGCCGGGCCGCCGTGCGGCGGGTTGTACTTGAAGCCGCCGTCGCCCGGAGGGTTGTGTGAGGGCGTGATGACGATGCCGTCGGCCTGCCCGGTGTGCGTCGCGTTGTGGGTGAGGATCGCGTGGGACACGGCGGGGGTGGGGGTGTAGGCGCCGCGGGCGTCCACCAGGACGGTCACCCGGTTGGCCGCGAGGACCTCCAGTGCGGTGTTCTGCGCCGGTTCCGACAGGGCGTGGGTGTCCTTGCCCATGAACAGGGGACCCGTGATGCCCTGCCCGGCGCGGTACTCGACGATCGCCTGCGTGATCGCCGCGATGTGGCCTTCGTTGAAGGAGGACTTCAGGGACGAGCCGCGGTGGCCCGACGTCCCGAACGCCACGCGCTGGGCGGGATCGGAGAGATCGGGGTCGACGTCGAAGTACGCGTCGAGCAGTCCGGTCACGTCGATGAGGTCGCTGGGAAGGGCCACTGTGCCCGCTCGGTTAGCCATGGCCCCAGCATGCCAAAGAACGCGCCCGATTACACCAGCGCAGCGCGGGTTACGCGGGAGTTCCGCCGGCGCGGTGGCAGGTTGCCCGCGGACCGATCATCAGTAAGCTGAGTATCAGCGCCCAGTCAGGGAGCAGACGCATCACGGAAGGCAGCACCATGAGCGAGAATCCCAACGACACCCCCACCGCCGATCCCGAGGAGCAGGGCGCCGACCAGGCCGGCACGCCGGAGGAGCAGGACGCCGGCGGCTACGGCGGTCCCGGCATCGAGGACGAGGTGGCCCCCGGCTTCGAGGCGGACAACGGCGGCGCGGCCGACGCCTGACCGGCCCGGGCCCCGGGCGGCCCGGACGCACAGCTAGGGTGGACGCGTGACCACGCCAGCGCATCAGCGTCCGCTCAGGATCGTCCTCGCACCCGACTCCCTCAAGGGCAGCCTTCCCGCGGGGGAGGCTGCCCTCGCCATGTCCGCCGGTGTGAGGGCGGCCGCCGCCCGCCAGGGCCACCCGGCGCCCGACGTCGTCCTGGCCCCCCTCGCCGACGGCGGTGAGGGGACGCTCGACGCCCTCCTCGCGGCCTGGCACGTGGGGGCGCGGACCACGGCCTGCCACGACGCCGCCGGCCGGGCGCGGACCGCGCGCTACGGCATCTCCGAGGACCACGGCGCGCCCGGTGCCCCGGTCCGGGGCGTCCTCGAGGCGGCGGAGGCCAACGGCCTGCCGCTGGTCGCCGACCGGCCCCTCGACGCCCTCGCCGCCACCAGCTACGGCGTGGGCGAGATCGCGGTCCGCCTCCTCGACGACGGCGCGGACGAGATCCTGCTGTGCATCGGCGGGTCGGCGACGACCGACGGCG
This window contains:
- the pgm gene encoding phosphoglucomutase (alpha-D-glucose-1,6-bisphosphate-dependent), translated to MANRAGTVALPSDLIDVTGLLDAYFDVDPDLSDPAQRVAFGTSGHRGSSLKSSFNEGHIAAITQAIVEYRAGQGITGPLFMGKDTHALSEPAQNTALEVLAANRVTVLVDARGAYTPTPAVSHAILTHNATHTGQADGIVITPSHNPPGDGGFKYNPPHGGPADSDATNWIADRANALLEDGLRGVKRLPIAQARTAEGIGSYDFLQHYVDDLPSVLNLDAIRSAGVHIGADPMGGASVDYWGAIGERHNLNLTVVNPTVDPQWAFMTLDWDEKIRMDCSSPFAMASLITRATEFDIATGNDADADRHGIVTPDGGLMNPNHYLAVAIQYLYANRPDWRADAVIGKTLVSSSIIDRVAADLGRVLHEVPVGFKWFVPGLLSGDLAFGGEESAGASFLRLDGTPWSTDKDGLLLALLASEITAVTGRTPSQHYAGLTDRFGAPVYARIDAAATREQKAALGKLSPSDVTATTLAGEEITARLTEAPGNGAPVGGLKVTTENAWFAARPSGTEDVYKIYAESFRGEEHLKQVQAEAKALVDGVIS